In the genome of Bradyrhizobium arachidis, one region contains:
- a CDS encoding ureidoglycolate lyase, with translation MSLEPLAAETFSPFGDVVSRPTGERRRYLPTMLNRADEAQTFSLWISGAAAVGQLPLPLTTLERHPYSAQTFVPLGSARYLAIICAATPDGGPDLATLRGFIAGPDQIVTYARNVWHHPMTVLDAPMEFAVAMGVTGQQNDDVFCSLDAAVTIVMPPTAS, from the coding sequence GTGTCGCTCGAGCCGCTGGCCGCCGAGACCTTTAGTCCTTTCGGCGACGTGGTCTCGCGCCCGACCGGTGAGCGACGGCGTTACCTTCCGACGATGCTGAACCGCGCCGACGAGGCGCAAACATTCTCACTCTGGATCAGCGGCGCGGCCGCGGTCGGACAGCTCCCGCTGCCGCTGACCACTCTGGAGCGGCATCCTTATTCGGCGCAGACTTTCGTGCCGCTAGGTTCCGCGCGCTATCTGGCCATCATCTGCGCAGCGACGCCGGACGGCGGTCCCGACCTGGCGACGCTGCGCGGATTCATCGCCGGTCCCGACCAGATCGTCACTTACGCGCGTAATGTGTGGCATCATCCGATGACCGTGCTTGACGCCCCTATGGAATTCGCGGTGGCGATGGGTGTGACGGGTCAGCAGAACGATGACGTCTTCTGCAGTCTCGATGCCGCCGTCACCATCGTTATGCCGCCGACAGCTTCGTAA